ACGGGTTGGTGTTCGACGCCCGCACCAGCGCCCAGCCGTCGGGAAAGGAGATGCGCACCCCGTCAATCTCGAGCACGGGGTAGTGCTGCTGGAAGTGCTCCTTGACCTCCTGCACCACACGAAACTTGTCGGCCTCCGGCGTCGGCGCCTTGAGCTCCGGCGTATGGTAGGTCTTGGGCACGCCCTCCCAGTGCTGAGACAGCGGCCGCGGGTCCTGGGAGATGACGTTCAGGAATCGCACCGCCGAGTAGAGGCCGTCATCGAACCCGTAGTAATCGTCGGCGAAGAACATGTGCCCGCTCACCTCGCCCGCCATGAGGATCCCGTCCTCCTTCATCTTGCGCTTGATGAGCGAATGTCCTGTCTTGTACATCACCGGTTCGCCGCCGTGAGCGCGGATATCATCCACCAGCGTCTGCGAACTCTTCACATCCATCATCACCCGCTCGCCGGGATGACGCGCCAGGAAGTCCCGGGCGATGAGGATCATCAGCTCATCCGCTTCGTGCCGCCGTCCCTGCTCGTCCACCACCCCGAGACGGTCGCAGTCCCCGTCGAAGGCGACCCCGAGATCGGCCTCTTCGGCTACCACCAGTTGCTTGAGGTCCTCGACCGTCGCTTCGTTCTCCGGATCCGGCAGATGGTGCGGGAATGTGCCGTCCGAGACGCAGTAAAGCTCGACTACCTCGCAGCCGATGCGGCGCAGCACCTCCGGGGCGAAGGGGCTGGCCGTGCCGTTGCCGCAGTCCACGCATACCTTGAGCTTGCGGTGCAGGTTGCCGAGCCGCACCAGCGCCGACGTATAGTCGTCCGCCACCGACTGCTGGGTCAGCTCGCCCTTGCCCACGGCGAAAACGCCCCGCTCCGCGATCTCCCGTACCGCCTGGATCTCATCCTCGGCGATGGCG
The sequence above is drawn from the Armatimonadota bacterium genome and encodes:
- a CDS encoding phosphomannomutase/phosphoglucomutase translates to MPVLNQEMFRAYDIRGKVADELTPEAVEVIGKAFGTYLQSKEGPRLAVGHDNRTSSPALHRAFIAGALATGCRVVDVGLTTSPMLYFAVHHLGVDGGVNVTGSHNPIAYNGLKLTGRAARAIAEDEIQAVREIAERGVFAVGKGELTQQSVADDYTSALVRLGNLHRKLKVCVDCGNGTASPFAPEVLRRIGCEVVELYCVSDGTFPHHLPDPENEATVEDLKQLVVAEEADLGVAFDGDCDRLGVVDEQGRRHEADELMILIARDFLARHPGERVMMDVKSSQTLVDDIRAHGGEPVMYKTGHSLIKRKMKEDGILMAGEVSGHMFFADDYYGFDDGLYSAVRFLNVISQDPRPLSQHWEGVPKTYHTPELKAPTPEADKFRVVQEVKEHFQQHYPVLEIDGVRISFPDGWALVRASNTNPYLTLRFEAATPAGLAREKEIVYGKLSEYPTVKLPQD